In bacterium, one genomic interval encodes:
- a CDS encoding VOC family protein — protein sequence MYWAEHIGIIVSDIERSVRFFSALFDTEPIQKVEFRGKGAEPVAAMVGQTGLELDVVFFQIPHTNTIIELVKYYHLPKQATVTYPPEAIGGLHLAFFVEDLDAALERLKKIGAMIMTPVDLTFGAYSGGRAVYFRGPDNELLQLMAVTQRPGKLPVLRPSMPRRVGSAA from the coding sequence ATGTACTGGGCCGAGCATATCGGCATCATCGTCTCGGACATTGAGCGTTCCGTGCGGTTCTTCAGCGCCTTATTCGATACGGAACCAATCCAGAAGGTGGAATTTCGCGGAAAGGGGGCGGAGCCCGTCGCGGCGATGGTCGGCCAGACGGGCCTAGAGCTTGACGTCGTCTTCTTCCAGATCCCGCATACTAACACCATCATCGAGCTAGTAAAGTACTATCACCTTCCGAAACAGGCCACGGTCACGTATCCGCCCGAGGCGATCGGCGGCCTGCATCTGGCCTTCTTCGTCGAGGACCTCGACGCGGCCCTGGAGCGGTTGAAGAAGATCGGAGCCATGATCATGACGCCAGTCGACCTGACATTCGGGGCGTATAGTGGCGGGCGGGCCGTCTACTTCCGAGGGCCCGATAATGAACTGCTCCAGCTGATGGCGGTGACGCAGCGGCCGGGGAAGCTGCCGGTTCTGCGCCCCAGCATGCCGCGGCGCGTCGGAAGCGCGGCG
- a CDS encoding ABC transporter permease — protein MIRYVAQRLAAGAGVLLAVSFLTFWLGTLIPGDLVTVLVGSEGATSEQYRDLRHKLGLDAPLLTQYGRWLRSAVRGDFGKSPITGRYVTDEIARHFPISLELALLSLVESILIGVPLGVFAAVRANRPAGLAVRAALFVVFSVPPFVAGVLLVLAGALYLGPLYQASYVPMTENVVLNLRSMILPTLSIAIPLAAMTAQMSRAALLEALGEAYIVTALAKGAPRRNIVYIHALKNALVPVITLQGYVFGSLIGGLIVTEQIFNLEGLGRGLLVAIGQRDYPFVVAGTLMIAAMFVLANLIVDILYPILDPTQRT, from the coding sequence GGTGTCCTTCCTGACCTTCTGGTTGGGGACGCTGATCCCCGGCGACTTGGTCACGGTGCTGGTCGGCTCGGAGGGCGCGACGTCCGAACAGTATCGGGACCTCCGCCACAAATTGGGGCTCGATGCCCCCTTGTTGACACAGTACGGCCGCTGGCTGCGGAGCGCGGTTCGCGGCGACTTCGGGAAGTCGCCGATCACCGGCCGTTACGTGACCGACGAGATTGCCCGGCATTTCCCAATCTCACTCGAACTCGCCCTCCTCTCGCTGGTCGAGTCCATCCTCATTGGGGTTCCCCTCGGCGTCTTCGCCGCGGTGCGGGCGAACCGCCCCGCCGGCTTGGCGGTGCGGGCGGCGCTCTTCGTGGTGTTTTCCGTTCCCCCCTTCGTGGCGGGCGTGCTCCTCGTGCTCGCTGGGGCGCTCTACCTTGGGCCGCTGTACCAGGCCTCGTACGTGCCTATGACGGAGAACGTGGTCCTCAATCTCCGCTCGATGATCCTGCCCACTTTGTCGATCGCTATCCCGCTCGCGGCGATGACAGCGCAGATGTCGCGCGCTGCGCTCCTGGAGGCGCTGGGCGAGGCGTACATCGTGACCGCGCTGGCCAAGGGAGCCCCGAGACGAAACATCGTCTACATCCACGCGCTGAAAAACGCCCTCGTGCCGGTGATCACCCTCCAAGGATACGTTTTCGGAAGCTTGATTGGCGGCCTGATCGTCACAGAACAGATCTTTAACCTAGAGGGGCTCGGACGCGGCCTTCTGGTCGCGATCGGACAGCGGGACTATCCATTCGTCGTGGCCGGGACCCTGATGATTGCGGCGATGTTCGTCCTGGCCAACCTGATCGTCGACATCCTGTATCCGATCCTCGATCCAACCCAGCGGACGTGA
- a CDS encoding ABC transporter permease, producing MATAAVSFARPGHGLVSRLGRHPEGRIALALLVFMGLVALAGPRAVPYGPNQINAEDVLQGPSTRHWFGTDELGRDQLSRVIAAAPIAFYVSGASVAAALVIGTAIGLVAGYAGGLVDIVLSWIVGIMFSMPALLLALVVVGVLGPGLNNALFAVAIVYVPRFARIARASTFGVRQRLFIEAAHLAGRRPHEILLEHVLPNILPAVIIQTALSLSTAELAHASLSFLGLGVQPPDADWGSMLAKARGIMTVAPWLVVFPSLALVLLIIAFNVLGDALRDELDPRAQTGAMRIGI from the coding sequence ATGGCGACGGCTGCGGTTTCCTTCGCACGTCCCGGGCACGGCCTGGTCTCTAGACTCGGGCGTCATCCGGAAGGGCGCATTGCGCTCGCGTTGCTGGTGTTCATGGGGTTGGTGGCGCTTGCGGGTCCGCGCGCCGTCCCGTACGGTCCGAACCAGATCAACGCCGAGGACGTCCTGCAGGGCCCCAGTACACGCCACTGGTTCGGGACAGACGAGCTCGGGCGGGATCAGCTCAGCCGCGTCATCGCAGCGGCGCCGATCGCCTTTTATGTGTCCGGAGCCTCTGTCGCTGCCGCGCTGGTGATTGGAACCGCGATCGGTCTCGTGGCAGGCTACGCGGGCGGCCTCGTGGACATCGTGCTGAGCTGGATCGTCGGGATCATGTTCTCGATGCCGGCACTGCTCCTTGCGCTCGTGGTCGTCGGGGTGCTCGGGCCCGGTCTGAACAACGCCCTCTTTGCTGTGGCGATCGTGTACGTGCCGCGATTTGCGCGCATCGCCCGCGCGTCGACGTTCGGGGTGCGGCAGCGGCTCTTCATCGAAGCCGCACACTTGGCCGGACGGAGGCCACACGAGATCCTCCTGGAGCACGTGCTGCCGAATATCCTGCCTGCGGTCATTATCCAAACCGCGCTCAGTCTGTCGACCGCCGAGCTTGCGCACGCGTCGTTGAGCTTCCTGGGACTCGGCGTCCAGCCGCCGGATGCCGACTGGGGAAGCATGCTGGCGAAGGCGCGCGGCATCATGACCGTCGCGCCGTGGCTCGTCGTTTTTCCGTCGCTGGCGCTCGTGCTCCTCATCATCGCGTTCAACGTGCTCGGCGATGCCCTCCGTGACGAGCTCGACCCCCGCGCGCAGACGGGCGCGATGCGCATCGGGATCTAG
- a CDS encoding aryldialkylphosphatase, with protein MLDVVQTVLGPIPASDLGITLSHEHLLCDQRHVTFKEPAEPEERELARRPVSLEILHWIQLNWGSNLDNLVLDSEQAAIDEALWYRRAGGNSLVDCTLEGLGRNPHALVRIARASGLHIVMGSGYYVAPTHPPHVARMTEDEITAEIIREFTEGVAETGIRAGLIGEIGSSWPIVAEEAKVFRAAGAAQRELGCGLSVHPGRHPNSPLQILELLRPAGADPKRLIISHIERTVPSLDELKVLADTGCYLEYDLFGTEVTAKYPYRELGIDIPSDVQRLDQIRELFDAGYGSQLLFSHDVCTKHRTRRYGGAGFDHILRNIVPWMRARGFTEPEIRQPVVDNPRVAFAMPKTR; from the coding sequence GTGCTCGACGTCGTCCAGACCGTCCTCGGCCCGATCCCCGCCTCCGATCTCGGGATCACGCTGAGTCACGAACATCTGCTGTGCGACCAGCGTCACGTCACCTTCAAGGAGCCGGCAGAACCGGAGGAACGGGAGCTGGCGCGCCGGCCCGTGTCGCTTGAGATCCTGCACTGGATCCAGCTCAACTGGGGTAGCAACCTCGACAATCTGGTTCTGGACAGTGAGCAGGCGGCTATCGACGAGGCGCTGTGGTACCGCCGGGCGGGTGGGAACAGTCTCGTCGACTGCACCTTGGAGGGCCTCGGCCGGAACCCGCACGCCCTCGTGCGCATCGCGCGCGCGTCCGGTCTCCACATCGTGATGGGCTCGGGATACTATGTCGCTCCGACGCACCCGCCGCATGTGGCGAGGATGACGGAGGACGAGATTACGGCCGAAATCATACGGGAATTTACCGAGGGAGTCGCCGAGACAGGGATTCGCGCCGGGCTGATCGGCGAGATCGGCAGCTCTTGGCCCATTGTGGCGGAGGAGGCCAAGGTCTTTCGCGCCGCCGGTGCCGCGCAGAGGGAGCTCGGGTGCGGCCTCTCGGTCCACCCCGGGCGGCACCCCAACTCGCCGCTCCAGATCCTCGAGCTCCTCCGACCCGCGGGAGCCGATCCCAAGCGGCTCATCATCTCTCACATCGAGCGGACCGTGCCAAGCCTGGATGAGTTGAAGGTGCTCGCCGACACGGGATGTTACCTCGAATACGACTTGTTTGGCACCGAGGTGACTGCGAAATACCCTTATCGGGAACTGGGGATCGACATCCCGAGCGACGTCCAACGCCTCGACCAGATTCGAGAACTCTTCGACGCCGGGTATGGGTCGCAACTGCTCTTCTCCCACGACGTGTGCACGAAGCACCGCACGCGTCGCTATGGGGGGGCAGGGTTTGACCACATCCTCCGGAACATTGTGCCGTGGATGCGCGCGCGGGGATTCACAGAGCCAGAGATCCGGCAGCCTGTCGTCGACAACCCGAGAGTGGCGTTTGCCATGCCGAAGACGCGCTGA